One Pelodiscus sinensis isolate JC-2024 unplaced genomic scaffold, ASM4963464v1 ctg34, whole genome shotgun sequence DNA segment encodes these proteins:
- the PLEKHG2 gene encoding pleckstrin homology domain-containing family G member 2 isoform X1 encodes MVWWTSVGEHSTMPEGARRGSHKKAGNQAAARPSSVSSLSGIAGSMAAAAISGSCTSVNTVCSDGDRPVSLSSSASSASLPDSQSAFGSSGALGGGSSAGYPPDAQQSGSDINLDLTPVALLEGPVEAEQPPGGAKRSSGTWSPGPSRARERRAKLSQLDRVVLEIVETEQAYVRDLRSIVEDYLGCIIDCGHLPLKPEQVNTLFCNIEDIYEFSSELLEELESSSSAHAIAECFVQRSEEFDIYTLYCMNYPNSVAVLRECMENQVLAGFFRERQATLSHSLPLETYLLKPVQRILKYHLLLQELTRHCERSSAGYEAVEEATITMTAVAWYINDMKRKQEHAARLQELQGLLEGWMGPELQAFGELVLEGQFRVQRVRRERAFFLFSKMLLVAKRRGPAFAYKSHIFCCNLALSESTKDPLSFRISDLTIPKQQHVVQARNQEEKRLWIHYLKRLIVENHPASIPQKAKQVLLENNFQSSPEIHCIPEPLKTPAPSPRMDDARGYYRGRRQSEPPEFICSPERAGKSCPVLQLDSTPQSRRGRRKSEPGTELSQMGVQNGRCRGLPATPKLKHAGSEGELFPAPPPMVSSGSACTLASSMAEAEESDPGEEAESPPFCLAPEPLSITEEILELLSQRGLSRDLGTAEVQRPGSPAPQPEQDLPLNPARPEELAEGSEVPEGDAAGSEEPSCGSLRVMQPPALCRPPSSESEELGLSPLCPLEDPGAEEADCQPQVLAWSNVLRAGREASSGQPGTAKGACPPCRAGSVGLGPCPCSPAGGTTWDSTLTRDDRLLIEKIKGYYEAGEAAPDPPAREGALSVPAGVVRESVLHLSRLPQQEGTAMDNEGGKARWAKARPARQEDARRRWGQVLDQYDSELGQSEIFDQGTQLGASQEDAGKGQGQSINPGVHDTNQEDAGKGQGQIFDQGTQLGIDQEDAGKGQGQSIDHSTQPGANPEDAGKGQDEPINPAFQGTSTEDAGKEEGQLIHQDSGAGANQEEEKGRGQPASPAAPPPASQEPEYKSCAEIRQAWREKERGVVDALGAGAPRRKWGSKGRPAVREPAPFLEPLRIVEESDLATVPRPPHSNGVPRADTAPPAGYTPPPGLYEDSAPCVLENSERILSKVQALARMYSEKIGRAKMPRRVQDGPRRPANSRTGALESVWEEMPGPLLPRCEPRIYGHVLIREPPLHVNCVQENVPLVAAARDNALDLRSDRPPPLLAPQPLASLSTEDPEPTDRELPSPDSPAAIPPPPPLVESAGERPPKLSKDPPAPGDLAGAGPSMGRSPPPAAEAASGTGMVFEALDFEGAQGSSVPGCRAELEGAAACGRQGEMVAGEVSADAGALPVASSSPGAEQQLAPSGASGVCAGLFAEPDLLGAGPSILAEERALGLGRDWPLGTEEQLPQRLSRPVSCGTGEVSLPPGPGASPLAAPEHGKPLPAPSVPAGSPSLRHSSFLSPAAPPCRGPRLPSRATSVAHPSPKLPVDAAARAGPSVAQPAPTSPPSSGLDRSPVPALLRLQPSPAHRRLSSSAAAISRYLAASCISQSLAKRHGAPLEPSGTQPPLADTPAPTRPLPPCSAIPRLPPGSVGSRAPAPQSAPFPQEETNTWVHCSRQRDPSPLRTCPAARGFPSSPSPPAFCHEASWPREPTAMLLAFDRLLGTCPAPRAKQPAPFSASEPSSRVQSPAPACPRVCSPPPSSQRPAGGVASCAPPRPYSFTPVHIPAQPFAPRRSSPLPPTSHPCASLPQPGRRAKEHPESPLSPGEGDRVGCCSGVPPSDSPILSPDELEGIKWPAVPDLRSRYASQEGGPGAPGSPEDCPKVRADLGRDTGPHRASYSTTVNIQIGGSGRIASFSNAQVSLTHPLLAGPGLHSARRINSSTLETQQKT; translated from the exons GACGTCCGTCGGAGAGCACAGCACCATGCCTGAGGGAGCCCGTCGGGGCAGCCACAAGAAAGCAGGCAATCAAG cagctgccaggccgTCCTCTGTGTCCTCACTGAGCGGGATTGCCGGCAGCATGGCCGCCGCCGCCATCTCGGGCAGCTGCACCTCAGTCAACACCGTGTGCTCGGACGGAGATCGGCCCGTCAGCCTCAGCTCCTCCGCTtcctcagcctccctgcctgacAGCCAGAGCGCCTTCGGCAGCAGCGGGGCCCTGGGTGGAGGTAGCTCCGCCGGCTACCCCCCCGACGCCCAGCAGAGCGGCAGTGACATTAACCTTGACCTCACCCCCGTGGCGCTGCTGGAGGGGCCGGTTGAGGCCGAGCAGCCCCCAGGGGGCGCCAAACGCAGCAGCGGCACCTGGTCCCCTGGGCCCTCCAGAGCCAGGGAACGCCGGGCTAAGCTGTCCCAGCTGGACCGAGTGGTGCTAGAGATCGTGGAGACGGAGCAGGCTTACGTCCGAGACCTGAGGAGTATCGTGGAG GATTATCTGGGCTGTATCATAGACTGCGGGCACCTGCCCCTCAAACCCGAGCAAGTGAACACCTTGTTCTGCAACATCGAAGACATCTATGAGTTCAGCAG CGAGCTGCTGGaagagctggagagcagcagcagcgcccatGCCATCGCCGAGTGCTTCGTGCAGCGG AGCGAGGAATTTGACATCTACACCCTGTACTGCATGAACTACCCCAA CTCGGTGGCGGTGCTGCGGGAGTGCATGGAGAACCAGGTGCTGGCGGGGTTCTTCCGGGAGCGCCAGGCCACGctgtcccactccctgcccttgGAGACCTACCTGCTCAAGCCCGTCCAGAGGATCCTCAAGTACCATCTCCtgctgcag gagctGACCCGGCACTGTGAGCGGAGCAGCGCGGGCTATGAGGCTGTGGAGGAAGCCACCATCACCATGACAGCTGTGGCCTGGTACATCAACGACATGAAGCGCAAGCAGGAGCACGCTGCCCGGCTGCAG gagctgcaggggctgctggagggctggATGGGGCCGGAGCTCCAGGCCTtcggggagctggtgctggaggggcaGTTCCGGGTGCAGCGGGTGCGGCGGGAACGCGCCTTCTTCCTCTTCAGCAAGATGCTCCTGGTTGCCAAGCGCCGCGGGCCGGCCTTCGCCTACAAGAGCCACATCTTC tgctGTAACCTGGCCCTGTCGGAGAGCACCAAGGACCCGCTCAGCTTTAGGATCTCGGACCTCACCATCCCCAAGCAGCAGCACGTGGTGCAG gccaggaaccaggaggagaaGCGGCTGTGGATCCATTACCTGAAGCGCCTGATTGTTGAGAACCACCCCGCGTCTATCCCTCAGAAG GCCAAGCAAGTGCTGCTGGAAAACAATTTCCAAA GCTCCCCGGAGATCCACTGCATCCCGGAGCCCCTGAagactccagccccctctccacgGATGGATGATGCCAGGGGCTACTACCGTGGCAGGCGGCAGTCAG AGCCGCCTGAATTCATATGCAGCCCAGAGAGAGCTGGCAAAAGCTGCCCGGTCCTGCAGCTGGACAGCACCCCCCAGTCCCGCCGTGGCCGCAGGAAGTCCG agccaggcactgagcTGAGCCAGATGGGAGTGCAAAATG GTCGCTGtcgggggctcccagccacccccaaaTTGAAG CACGCGGGCAGTGAGGGGGAGCTGTTCCCCGCCCCACCGCCCATGGTGTCCTCGGGCAGCGCCTGCACCCTGGCCTCCAGCATGGCGGAGGCTGAGGAGTCTGACCCCGGCGAGGAGGCCGAGTCGCCCCCGTTCTGCCTGGCCCCGGAGCCGCTGTCCATCACCGAAGAGATCCTGGAGCTGCTCAGCCagagggggctgagcagggatCTGGGCACAGCCGAGGTGCAGcgccctggcagcccagctcctcagCCAGAGCAG GATCTGCCCCTGAACCCAGCCAGGCCGGAAGAACTGGCGGAGGGAAGTGAGGTTCCAGAGGGAGACGCAGCTGGGTCAGAAGAGCCCTCCTGTGGCAGCCTCAGAGTAATGcaaccccctgccctgtgccGGCCCCCCAGCAGTGAATCAGAGGAGCTGGGCCTTTCCCCTCTCTGTCCCCTCGAAGACCCGGGTGCAGAGGAGGCTGACTGCCAGCCGCAGGTCCTGGCATGGAGTAATGTGCTCCGTGCAGGGCGTGAGGCATCCAGCGGGCAGCCCGGTACTGCCAAAGGGGCGTGCCCCCCGTGCAGGGCTGGGTCGGTGGGGCTGGGCCCatgcccctgcagcccagcgggtGGGACCACGTGGGATTCCACACTGACCCGCGACGACCGGCTGCTGATCGAGAAGATCAAGGGCTACTATGAGgcgggcgaggctgccccagacCCCCCAGCTCGCGAGGGTGCCCTCTCCGTCCCGGCTGGCGTGGTGCGGGAATCCGTGCTCCACCTCAgccgcctcccccagcaggagggCACCGCCATGGACAATGAGGGAGGCAAGGCTCGGTGGGCCAAGGCCCGGCCTGCCCGCCAGGAGGATGCTcggaggaggtggggccaggtTCTTGACCAATATGATTCCGAGCTGGGGCAGAGCGAGATCTTTGACCAAGGCACGCAACTTGGCGCCAGCCAAGAGGATGCTGGGAAGGGACAAGGCCAGTCTATCAACCCAGGCGTTCATGACACCAACCAAGAGGatgctgggaaggggcagggccagatcTTTGACCAAGGCACTCAACTTGGTATCGACCAAGAGGatgctgggaaggggcagggtcaatCCATCGACCATAGCACTCAACCTGGTGCCAACCCAGAGGatgctgggaaggggcaggacgaGCCTATCAATCCAGCCTTCCAAGGCACCAGCACAGAGGatgctgggaaggaggaaggtCAACTCATTCACCAAGATAGTGGCGCTGGCGCcaaccaggaggaggagaaggggaggggccagcccgccagccctgctgctccgccCCCCGCCAGTCAGGAGCCAGAGTACAAGTCATGCGCGGAGATCCGGCAGGCCTGGCGGGAGAAAGAGCGGGGGGTCGTGGAtgccctgggagctggtgcccccCGCAGGAAGTGGGGCAGCAAAGGGCGGCCCGCCGTCCGTGAGCCTGCACCGTTCCTGGAGCCCCTGCGAATCGTGGAGGAGTCGGATCTGGCCACCGTGCCCCGGCCTCCCCACAGCAATGGGGTCCCTCGTGCTGACACGGCCCCGCCTGCCGGCTACACCCCCCCGCCGGGGCTGTATGAGGATAGCGCCCCCTGCGTGCTGGAGAACTCGGAGCGGATCCTGAGCAAGGTGCAGGCCCTGGCGCGGATGTACAGCGAGAAGATTGGCCGGGCCAAGATGCCCCGGAGGGTGCAGGACGGGCCGCGCCGCCCGGCAAACAGCAGGACGGGCGCCCTGGAAAGCGTGTGGGAGGAGATGCCAGGACCCCTCCTCCCTCGCT GCGAGCCCCGGATCTACGGCCATGTGCTCATCCGCGAGCCCCCCTTGCACGTGAACTGCGTCCAGGAGAACGTACCACTGGTGGCTGCCGCCCGAGACAATGCTCTGGATCTGCGCAGTGACCGGCCTCCGCCTTTGCTGGCTCCTCAGCCCCTGGCTTCGCTCTCCACAGAGGATCCGGAACCCACCGACCGGGAGCTCCCCAGCCCAGACTCCCCAGCGGCTattccgcctccccccccactggtgGAATCGGCAGGGGAGCGCCCCCCAAAGCTCAGCAAGgaccccccagccccaggagacctggctggggctggtccCAGCATGGGCCGctctcccccacctgctgccGAAGCTGCCAGTGGAACTGGCATGGTGTTTGAAGCCTTGGACTTTgagggggcccagggctcctcgGTGCCAGGCTGCCGAGCTGAGCTGGAGGGGGCAGCGGCTTGCGGGCGACAGGGCGAGATGGTCGCTGGGGAGGTTTCCGCGGATGCTGGGGCGCTCCCGgttgcctcctccagccccggggCAGAACAGCAGCTTGCACCCTCGGGCGCCTCTGGCGTGTGCGCCGGCCTGTTCGCGGAGCCCGACCTGCTGGGGGCGGGCCCCTCCATCCTGGCAGAGGAGCGGGCCCTGGGTTTGGGCAGGGATTGGCCACTGGGCACCGAGGAGCAGCTCCCCCAGCGGCTGTCAAGGCCCGTCAGCTGTGGGACAGGAGAGGTGTCCCTGCCTCCCGGCCCGGGCGCCAGTCCACTGGCAGCACCAGAGCATGGCAAGCCGCTGCCTGCTCCCTCTGTTCCTGCAGGATCCCCATCTCTGCGCCACAGCAGCTTCCTGTCCCCAGCGGCCCCTCCGTGCCGTGGTCCCCGGCTGCCTTCCCGGGCCACGAGCGTGGCACACCCATCCCCCAAGCTGCCCGTGGATGCAGCTGCCCGGGCCGGCCCCTCCGTGGCCCAGCCGGCTCCCACTTCTCCGCCCAGCTCTGGCCTGGATCGTAGCCCCGTGCCGGCTCTGCTACGCCTGCAGCCCTCCCCGGCACACCGGCGCCTCTCGTCCAGTGCCGCAGCCATCTCCAGGTACCTCGCCGCCTCCTGCATCAGCCAGAGCCTGGCCAAGAGACATGGTGCCCCCCTGGagccctctggcacccagcctcCGCTGGcagacacccccgcccccaccaggcctCTGCCTCCCTGCTCAGCCATCCCGAGGTTGCCTCCTGGCTCCGTAGGCTCCAGAGCCCCAGCACCCCAGTCTGCTCCATTCCCCCAAGAGGAGACCAACACCTGGGTCCATTGTAGCCGCCAGCGGGACCCTTCCCCGCTCCGCacctgtcccgctgcccgtggtTTTCCCAGctcaccctctcccccagccttttGCCACGAGGCCAGCTGGCCCAGGGAGCCCacagccatgctgctggcctttGACCGTCTCTTGGGGACATGTCCGGCCCCCAGGGCCAAgcagccagcccccttctctgcctCAGAGCCCAGCTCTAGGGTCCAGTCTCCAGCGCCGGCCTGCCCACGGgtgtgctctccccctccctccagccagcgCCCTGCAGGAGGGGTAGCCAGCTGTGCCCCCCCACGGCCTTACTCCTTCACCCCTGTGCACATCCCAGCCCAGCCTTTCGCCCCCCGCCGCTcctcccctctgccgcccacctcccacCCCTGTGCCTCATTACCTCAGCCAGGCAGGAGGGCAAAGGAGCACCCTGAGAGCCCCCTGTCCCCTGGGGAGGGCGACAGGGTGGGGTGCTGCTCTGGAGTGCCCCCTAGTGACTCCCCCATCCTCAGCCCTGATGAACTGGAGGGCATCAAGTGGCCAGCTGTCCCCGACTTGCGATCCAGGTATGCCAGCCAGGAGGGTGGCCCGGGGGCACCGGGCTCGCCAGAGGATTGCCCCAAAGTGAGAGCGGACTTGGGTCGGGACACGGGCCCCCATCGCGCCAGCTACTCTACCACCGTCAACATCCAGATCGGGGGCAGCGGCCGGATCGCCTCCTTCAGCAACGCTCAAGTcagcctcacccacccactgctggcAGGGCCCGGGCTGCACAGCGCCAGGCGGATTaacagcagcaccttagagacccaGCAGAAAACGTGA